In Deltaproteobacteria bacterium, the sequence CCACAGCATCCACAGCTTGACGGTTTCGCTCTGCGGCGCGCCGGGCACATAGCCGACGTGTTCGAGGACTTGCAACGCGGCGAAGCCGGTGACCGCGTTGCCGGCTTTGATCACAAACGACCACAGCGCGAAGTACGCGCCTTCGCGTCGCCCTCCGGTTTGCATCTCGTCGTGATCGATCAGATCGGCCACCATCGACGGCGGCAGCGCTTGGTAGTTGCCGAAGCTGATGCCGCCGAGCACCAAGATCACCGAGAAAAATCCGATCGAGCCTTCGCTCAGCCAAAAGCACGCGGCGCTGGTGAACGTCGCGAGCACGATCGCGATGCCCCACGTCCCACGTTTGCCGAAGCGCGCCGCCACGCGGTTCCACAGCGGCAGGGACACCACCGCGCTCAGAAAGTAGATCAGCAAGTAGTACGACCACGTCGGCAGCCACTCCGGGATCGACTGCGCCCACCACGCCGGAGTCCCGATGATGTAAACGGCGATGTAGATCACCAACACCGCCGGCACCGCACCGGCGATCGCACTGAAGGCGAACGCAATCAGCAGGACGCGGAACGGCTTGTTGCGCAGCGTGGCGATGATGCCGGCGTACGGATTCATCGCCGGCCGGCCTTGGAATTCCGGTCGCTCACGCGCCACTGCGCCGGAGAGAAACAGAAAGAACGAGGTCCCGAGGCCGAGGATCGCCCCCATCGCGCCGTAGCCGGCGCGGCCGCCGTAGAGATAGATCAGGTACGCTGGCAGGATCGTCGCTGCGAGCAAACCCACCAAACCCCACCCTTCGCGCACGGCGATCACTTGCGTGCGCTCGTGGTAGTCGTCGCTCATTTCCGCGCCCAGGCTGTAGTAGGGGATCGCGCCGATCGTCCAGATGAAATAGGTCAGCGTGTAGAGCACCAGCAGGTACAGCAACAGCGCGTTCTGATTCTGCGCGGGATCGGCTACCACCGGCGGCGCGAACAGAAGGTAGAACGCCACGCCCAACGGCAGCGCCGACCCCATGATGTACGGTCGCCGGCGTCCGAAGCGCGTGGTGGTGCGATCGGAGACGTAGCCCATCAACGGATCGACGAACGCATCGAACAGGCGCGCGAACAGCAACGCCCACGACACCAAGCCCGCCGACAAGCCAACGTAGTCGGTGTAGAAGAACTGCAAGTTGACCGCGACCACCAGCCCAAGCAAGGCGAACGCGAAGTTTCCCGCGCCATAGCCAAGCATTGCCGCCGCTCCGAGATTGGTACGGCGCAGTGAGTGCATCGGTTCGATTGCTGGTTGCGGTAACGCCATCGGGAGCTTCTCATAGCTCAAGCAGGGATGGTCAGGCGAGCGCAGCCGGGCTTCCTTTCGCGATCGCGCGACTCGGTCGGGTTGCCCTGCGGGGTTCCCGCCCCAGCTCGCATATTGCCCTTGGCAAGGGTCGGATAAGCCTGTTACAGTCCGACCCGATTCGTAGCTCGCGTGTCATCCTACGGGGGAAATTAGGATGCGCTGTCGGCCTGTCAGTTGGTTGATCCTCGTCTCATCTGTATCGGTGCCTGCGTCGGCGACGACGAGCTACGCTCAGGTTGTTCAAGTGCCGACTTTCGAAGTCGGGACCACGATCGCTGGTTTTGCAACCAACGGCGTCGATGTCGCCGCCGGCACCGACGGCTCTCTCCTATTCGCGTGGGACAATGGCACGAGCTACCTCTATCGCGGCGTATATATCAGCGCCCCAACCAGCTCACTGACCGTGCGCCACTTCTCGGCGCAAGGTGCGCCATTGGGAAATGCGGTGCGGGTCGATGACACTGGCGGTGTGGAGTGGACCATCGCCATCGCGCCCGATGCGCGCGGTGGCTATCTTGCCGCGTGGCCGTCCACAAAAGGTGTCGTCGCGTCGCCGCCGTACCAGCAAACCTTACGCGGGCGTCTGCTCGACAGCGCGGGAATCCCTGACGGGGATGCGTTCCTCATCGATGAGGACCAGTCATCGATGCTAAAATTTTTCCCGGCGATCACCAGGCTCGCGACCGGTTCGGTCGCGGCATGGGCAGGGGATTGCCGCGCGCGACTTCTGGATAGTGCTGGTGCGCCGCTCGGGGCGAGCTTCAACATCGGGAGCTGCAGCTTCGTTGATATGGCGCCGCTGCCCGATGGTGGCTTCGTCATGAGCCGATCGGTCGACTATCCCGGACCGACGAGTTGGGTTCAGCTGTTTGCCGCGAACGGCCAACCTCGAGCGCCGGCGATCTTGGTTAGCTCTCAATTTGTCGCGACCAAAGTTGCCGCGGCACCGGACGGTCGATTCGCCGTGCTCGGTTCGACTCGGGACGAACACCAACTCTGGCTCCGCTCCTACGCCAGCGATGGCACGCCTGCCGGCGACGCCATTCTGATTCATCAAGTGGACCCTGCCGACCCCATCCAGGCCGGCATCCCGCACGAGATGCTCGATATGAAGTCAGATCCCAACGGCAATCTCTTGGTGGTTTGGATGTATCTGAACAGTGGGCTTAACTCGCCGTTGTTCGGTCAGGCCTTCGATATCACCGGCAACCCGTTCGGTCCGCCCGCACAGCTCTCCACGCAGTCTGGCATTCGGCTTCGCAGCGCAGCCCTTCCCGACGGCGGCTTCGTCAACACGTGGGTCTACTACAACACGATCTATGGCAATGTCGTTTCCATCTGTCCCCTCGATGCGCCGAACTGTAGCGCCGGATCCCGCAGCCCGACCGTAACCGCGACGGTGACTGGGACGCTACCGGCCACCGCAACGCCGACGATCACGCCGACGCCGTTGCCGTGTGGCGACGGGAAACTCGATAGCGGCGAGGAGTGCGACGACGGCAACACTGTCAGCGGGGACGGGTGCGATGCGAACTGTACGGTGAGCCGTTGCGGCAACGGCATCGTCGCGGGCAAAGAACTGTGCGACGACGGCAATCAACTCGATGGTGACGGCTGCGACTCCAACTGTACCCGCACCGCTTGCGGCAACGGAATCGTCACCACCGGCGAGGAGTGCGACGACGGCAACACGCGCGACGGCGACGGCTGTGACCACCGATGTTTACGCGAGATCTGTGGCAACGGCCGCGTCGACGGCCTCGAACAGTGCGACGACGGCAATACGATCGACGGCGATGGGTGTGACGCCAACTGCACCACCACGCGTTGCGGCAA encodes:
- a CDS encoding MFS transporter; translated protein: MALPQPAIEPMHSLRRTNLGAAAMLGYGAGNFAFALLGLVVAVNLQFFYTDYVGLSAGLVSWALLFARLFDAFVDPLMGYVSDRTTTRFGRRRPYIMGSALPLGVAFYLLFAPPVVADPAQNQNALLLYLLVLYTLTYFIWTIGAIPYYSLGAEMSDDYHERTQVIAVREGWGLVGLLAATILPAYLIYLYGGRAGYGAMGAILGLGTSFFLFLSGAVARERPEFQGRPAMNPYAGIIATLRNKPFRVLLIAFAFSAIAGAVPAVLVIYIAVYIIGTPAWWAQSIPEWLPTWSYYLLIYFLSAVVSLPLWNRVAARFGKRGTWGIAIVLATFTSAACFWLSEGSIGFFSVILVLGGISFGNYQALPPSMVADLIDHDEMQTGGRREGAYFALWSFVIKAGNAVTGFAALQVLEHVGYVPGAPQSETVKLWMLWMYSWFPALFYLLSGLTLRRFRFTRDDLATAQRAVGRA
- a CDS encoding DUF4215 domain-containing protein codes for the protein MPTFEVGTTIAGFATNGVDVAAGTDGSLLFAWDNGTSYLYRGVYISAPTSSLTVRHFSAQGAPLGNAVRVDDTGGVEWTIAIAPDARGGYLAAWPSTKGVVASPPYQQTLRGRLLDSAGIPDGDAFLIDEDQSSMLKFFPAITRLATGSVAAWAGDCRARLLDSAGAPLGASFNIGSCSFVDMAPLPDGGFVMSRSVDYPGPTSWVQLFAANGQPRAPAILVSSQFVATKVAAAPDGRFAVLGSTRDEHQLWLRSYASDGTPAGDAILIHQVDPADPIQAGIPHEMLDMKSDPNGNLLVVWMYLNSGLNSPLFGQAFDITGNPFGPPAQLSTQSGIRLRSAALPDGGFVNTWVYYNTIYGNVVSICPLDAPNCSAGSRSPTVTATVTGTLPATATPTITPTPLPCGDGKLDSGEECDDGNTVSGDGCDANCTVSRCGNGIVAGKELCDDGNQLDGDGCDSNCTRTACGNGIVTTGEECDDGNTRDGDGCDHRCLREICGNGRVDGLEQCDDGNTIDGDGCDANCTTTRCGNGIVTKGEECDDGNTVSSDGCDFRCLREQCGNGRAEGSEECDDGNAINGDGCDVNCTISRCGNRIVAPNEDCDDGNTLSGDGCDRHCVAEVCGDAHLADNEECDDGNTVNGDGCDINCTRSRCGNGVVSPGEECDDGNVISGDGCDRNCLLEQC